A genomic window from Aquitalea aquatilis includes:
- the cheZ gene encoding protein phosphatase CheZ, with amino-acid sequence MPDHILESGDSPDLEALFDSIASQQQQKEPEAVSTTSAGAVTTAGSNEISTAVMYEQIGQLTRKMHDALRDLGYDKSLGKVADAIPDAKDRLSYIASLTESAAERVLNATDLAKPYQDDLESRAKLLSERWNLLYANQLSTAEFKNLAEDTRQYLGHVPKQTQATNTQLLEIVMAQDFQDLTGQVIKKMMDMVHILETELVAFLIEFSPDSKKAELDNNLLNGPVVNPEGRTDVVSSQQQVDDLLESLGF; translated from the coding sequence GTGCCGGATCACATTCTGGAAAGTGGAGATTCCCCGGATCTCGAAGCATTGTTTGACAGCATAGCCAGTCAGCAACAGCAAAAAGAACCAGAAGCAGTCTCGACGACATCGGCTGGGGCGGTCACCACGGCAGGTAGCAACGAAATCAGTACGGCAGTCATGTACGAACAGATTGGCCAGCTAACCCGCAAGATGCACGACGCACTGCGTGACCTGGGCTACGACAAATCGCTGGGGAAGGTGGCGGATGCCATTCCCGATGCCAAGGACAGGCTGAGCTATATCGCCTCGCTGACGGAAAGTGCCGCAGAGCGGGTGCTGAATGCCACCGATCTGGCCAAACCCTACCAGGATGATCTGGAAAGCCGTGCCAAACTGCTGTCGGAACGCTGGAACCTGCTCTATGCCAACCAGCTGTCCACTGCCGAATTCAAGAACCTCGCCGAGGATACCCGTCAGTACCTCGGCCATGTTCCGAAACAGACTCAAGCCACCAATACCCAGTTGCTGGAAATCGTGATGGCGCAAGACTTTCAGGACCTGACCGGCCAAGTCATCAAGAAAATGATGGATATGGTGCATATACTGGAAACGGAACTGGTCGCCTTCCTGATCGAATTCTCTCCGGATTCGAAGAAGGCCGAGCTGGACAATAATCTGCTGAATGGACCGGTAGTCAATCCGGAAGGCAGAACGGACGTGGTGTCCAGCCAGCAGCAGGTCGATGATCTGCTGGAAAGCCTGGGCTTCTAA
- a CDS encoding chemotaxis protein CheA, which translates to MSDFGGMEELLQDFLMESTDLLSDVDNKLVELEKRPEDKALLNDIFRGFHTIKGGAGFLNVGPMVNLCHRTENLFDKLRNGELHITPEVMDVILDATGIVRDMFGTLGQGLMVADADADVLNALDAVLAGEMPGKAEAAAPAAVAPAAQAVATPAPAAAAATDGPDWNALHQAIVPQATPTAPAAAPAPAAPVTAVATTPVQELLPAAEHIPAAKPATKAVANKQPSSAGNSSGPQENTIRIDTVRLDMVLNLSGEIGLTKNRLTTLRTEILQGNRDGNTLRSLDEAISQLDLLVGDLQNAVMKTRMQPIGRLFQKYPRLARDLARQLGKEVELVLSGEETELDKTMIEDLNDPLVHLVRNAVDHGVESPEERIAAGKKPQSLIQLTAEQVGDHIQIEITDDGKGMNPDALRRKAIEKGLIDQETANGLDEKQCLQLIFMPGFSTKDQISSVSGRGVGMDVVRTNIQKLNGRIDINSLPGEGTRISISLPLTLAILPVLVVRACNQPFAVPLAMVREIITIDPNAIQEVSGKPTIVVRDEILPLRTLAGLLGWEPTQKPYFGVLMQSAEKSFILAIDSFVGRDDVVIKPLQNIRPKGVAGATLSGDGSVVLVLDMEDLLSSSDGTNGQVRTSELISA; encoded by the coding sequence ATGAGCGATTTTGGCGGCATGGAAGAACTGCTACAAGACTTCCTGATGGAGTCTACCGATCTGCTGTCCGACGTGGACAACAAACTGGTGGAACTGGAAAAGCGTCCTGAAGACAAGGCACTGCTGAATGACATTTTCCGGGGTTTTCATACCATCAAGGGCGGAGCTGGCTTTCTGAATGTGGGTCCGATGGTGAATTTGTGCCATCGCACCGAAAACCTGTTCGACAAGCTGCGCAATGGTGAACTCCACATCACGCCAGAAGTCATGGACGTGATCCTGGACGCAACCGGCATTGTGCGCGACATGTTCGGCACCCTGGGCCAAGGCCTGATGGTGGCCGATGCCGATGCCGACGTACTCAATGCGCTGGACGCCGTACTGGCCGGCGAGATGCCCGGCAAGGCAGAAGCTGCAGCCCCTGCAGCAGTGGCCCCGGCAGCGCAAGCTGTGGCCACCCCTGCTCCAGCCGCAGCCGCCGCGACAGACGGTCCGGACTGGAATGCCCTGCATCAGGCCATCGTGCCGCAGGCCACTCCGACTGCCCCGGCAGCCGCACCGGCACCGGCAGCACCGGTGACTGCCGTCGCCACGACACCGGTTCAGGAATTGCTGCCCGCAGCAGAACACATCCCTGCAGCCAAGCCCGCCACCAAGGCTGTTGCCAACAAGCAGCCCAGCAGCGCCGGCAATAGCAGTGGCCCGCAGGAAAACACCATCCGTATCGATACCGTACGCCTGGACATGGTGCTCAACCTGTCTGGCGAAATCGGCCTGACCAAGAACCGCCTGACTACCCTGCGTACGGAAATCCTGCAGGGCAATCGCGACGGCAACACCCTGCGTTCGCTGGACGAAGCCATCAGCCAGCTCGACCTGCTGGTGGGTGACCTGCAGAACGCGGTGATGAAGACCCGCATGCAGCCGATTGGCCGCCTGTTCCAGAAATACCCGCGCCTGGCGCGTGACCTGGCCCGCCAACTGGGCAAGGAAGTCGAGCTGGTGCTGTCCGGCGAGGAAACCGAGCTGGACAAGACCATGATCGAAGATCTGAACGATCCTTTGGTCCACTTGGTACGCAACGCGGTCGATCATGGTGTGGAATCGCCGGAAGAACGCATTGCCGCAGGCAAGAAGCCGCAATCGCTGATCCAGCTGACTGCCGAGCAGGTGGGCGATCACATCCAGATCGAAATCACCGACGATGGCAAGGGCATGAATCCGGATGCCCTGCGTCGCAAGGCTATCGAAAAGGGCCTGATCGACCAGGAAACCGCCAACGGTCTGGACGAGAAGCAGTGCCTGCAGCTCATCTTCATGCCGGGTTTCTCCACCAAGGACCAGATTTCCAGCGTCTCTGGCCGCGGTGTCGGCATGGACGTGGTGCGGACCAATATCCAGAAGCTGAACGGCCGCATCGATATCAACTCCCTGCCGGGCGAAGGCACTCGCATCAGCATCTCGCTGCCGCTGACGCTAGCCATTCTGCCGGTACTGGTGGTACGTGCCTGCAACCAGCCGTTTGCCGTACCGCTGGCCATGGTGCGCGAGATCATCACCATCGATCCGAATGCCATCCAGGAAGTATCCGGCAAGCCCACCATCGTGGTCCGCGACGAAATCCTCCCACTGCGCACGCTTGCCGGCCTGCTAGGCTGGGAGCCGACGCAGAAGCCTTACTTTGGCGTGCTGATGCAGTCGGCCGAGAAGTCCTTCATTCTGGCCATCGACTCCTTTGTCGGTCGTGACGATGTTGTCATCAAGCCGCTGCAGAATATTCGTCCGAAGGGTGTGGCCGGTGCCACGCTGTCTGGTGATGGCTCGGTAGTCCTGGTGCTGGACATGGAAGATTTGCTCAGCTCCAGCGATGGCACCAACGGCCAAGTCCGGACCTCGGAGCTGATCTCCGCATAA
- a CDS encoding EAL and HDOD domain-containing protein, giving the protein MTSQSAFIGRQTVLNRNQQLIGYELLFRASEEANSVGPHSELQADTQVLVNTLNNMGTSWLIGNKLAFINVGEAMLTSDFLELLPPRRVILDIAPDISASSELLSRARHLRSLGFGIALDDFSFEAQSAAFLEFANYVKLDIQNRNTNHFQVLAARLRSYPVIRIAERVETHEQYHLCKELGMDGFQGYYFAKPETLSARVIHPTFSNALELLNLLRMDADLRQVEQILKRDVALSFKLLRYVNSAAAGLNTTISSFSHAVTVLGYKKLYRWLTLLLITASDDGRAPPALQKTAVTRGRLMELLGEQLGLNHDDCDNLFIVGMFSLLDVLFDMPMPNILEHLQLPAALIEALAERKGQMGALLQLTCSCEDGQLTGVVEQSAQLKLSADQLNQAHVAALAWVEDLGL; this is encoded by the coding sequence ATGACCTCACAAAGCGCCTTCATTGGCCGACAAACGGTATTAAACCGTAACCAGCAGCTCATCGGGTATGAGCTGCTTTTTCGTGCAAGCGAGGAAGCCAACTCGGTAGGCCCTCACAGCGAGCTGCAGGCGGATACCCAGGTATTGGTCAATACCCTGAACAATATGGGTACCAGCTGGCTGATCGGCAACAAGCTGGCGTTTATCAATGTTGGTGAAGCCATGCTCACCAGCGACTTTCTGGAGCTGCTGCCACCGCGACGCGTGATTCTGGATATCGCCCCCGACATCAGCGCCTCCAGCGAACTGCTGTCGCGGGCGCGCCATCTGCGTTCGCTGGGTTTTGGCATCGCTCTGGATGATTTCTCGTTCGAAGCCCAGTCCGCCGCTTTTCTGGAGTTCGCCAACTACGTCAAGCTGGATATCCAGAACCGCAATACCAACCACTTCCAGGTGCTGGCGGCTCGTTTGCGCAGCTATCCGGTGATCCGCATCGCCGAGCGGGTGGAAACCCATGAGCAATACCATCTGTGCAAGGAACTGGGCATGGATGGCTTTCAGGGCTACTACTTCGCCAAGCCGGAAACGCTGTCGGCGCGGGTGATTCACCCCACCTTCAGCAATGCGCTGGAACTGCTCAACCTGCTGCGCATGGATGCTGACCTACGCCAGGTAGAACAGATCCTCAAGCGCGATGTGGCCCTGTCCTTCAAGCTGCTGCGTTATGTCAACTCCGCGGCAGCCGGGCTGAATACCACCATCAGTTCCTTCTCGCATGCTGTCACCGTACTGGGCTACAAAAAGCTTTACCGCTGGCTGACCCTGCTGCTGATCACGGCCTCTGACGATGGCCGTGCGCCGCCGGCCTTGCAGAAAACTGCGGTGACCCGTGGCCGTCTCATGGAATTACTGGGTGAGCAGCTGGGGCTGAATCATGACGACTGCGACAATTTGTTCATCGTCGGCATGTTCAGCCTGCTGGATGTGCTGTTCGACATGCCCATGCCCAATATTCTGGAACACTTGCAGCTGCCGGCTGCCCTGATCGAAGCCCTGGCGGAACGCAAGGGCCAGATGGGCGCGCTGCTGCAACTGACCTGCAGCTGCGAAGATGGCCAGCTGACCGGCGTAGTCGAACAGTCGGCCCAACTGAAGCTCAGCGCGGACCAGCTCAATCAGGCCCACGTCGCCGCACTCGCATGGGTAGAGGATCTGGGCTTATAA
- the tsaB gene encoding tRNA (adenosine(37)-N6)-threonylcarbamoyltransferase complex dimerization subunit type 1 TsaB: protein MKLLAIDTSSSYLSLALSLDGEMHAFHEEMGQKHAERTLPEIDRLLQQTGIKLGALDAIVFGQGPGSFTGLRIACGLAQGLAFSAGLPVIGIPTLDAVAQQSEAGQLLVCLDARMQQVYCAVYQTGPHWQRQGPITLQDPQAVILPDGISLVAGDGFDNYPALLAGQREHIRHSGVLRADARAHIALAQSGRYPMQHPREAELLYVRNKVALTSIEQQALKG from the coding sequence ATGAAACTGTTAGCCATTGATACCTCCAGCAGTTATTTGTCCCTGGCCCTCAGCCTGGATGGCGAAATGCACGCCTTTCATGAGGAAATGGGACAAAAACACGCGGAACGGACCCTGCCGGAAATCGACCGCCTGCTACAACAGACGGGCATCAAACTCGGAGCACTGGACGCCATCGTCTTCGGGCAGGGGCCAGGTTCGTTTACTGGTCTGCGCATTGCCTGTGGCCTAGCGCAAGGACTGGCCTTTTCAGCCGGGCTGCCGGTCATCGGCATCCCCACACTGGATGCAGTTGCCCAGCAAAGTGAAGCCGGCCAGCTGCTGGTTTGCCTGGATGCCCGCATGCAGCAGGTGTACTGCGCGGTCTACCAGACAGGCCCTCACTGGCAACGCCAGGGACCCATTACCCTGCAGGATCCCCAAGCGGTAATACTACCGGACGGTATCAGCCTGGTGGCTGGTGACGGCTTTGATAATTACCCTGCCCTGCTGGCTGGACAGCGCGAGCACATCCGCCATAGCGGCGTCCTGCGCGCCGATGCCCGTGCCCATATCGCGCTGGCACAGAGCGGCCGTTATCCCATGCAGCACCCGCGCGAGGCCGAACTGCTTTACGTCCGCAACAAAGTGGCCCTGACTTCGATCGAACAGCAGGCGCTCAAGGGATGA
- a CDS encoding uracil-DNA glycosylase produces the protein MNRSSFIQQAIGLGPQWQARSGWFEQHPAELDRQAMQLAQQQTSLPPATDTVAIPAPDAVANVHMPAPAMETSETAAPSTLDAALAAADVTDHLEQPLASPRPLVELGWDQLEQAVANCQNCQLCHTRTQTVFGRGNPQARWMLIGEAPGEQEDKQGQPFVGKAGQLLDNMLAAAGLDREHDVYIANVLKCRPPGNRNPAPEEILACSTYLQQQIRHVQPTLILALGRFAVQTLLQTEQSIGKLRGQLHQYQGIPLIATYHPAYLLRNLPDKAKAWQDMVLAKQHFSRLSS, from the coding sequence GTGAACCGCAGCAGCTTTATCCAACAGGCCATCGGCCTTGGCCCGCAATGGCAGGCCCGCAGCGGCTGGTTTGAACAGCATCCGGCCGAACTGGACCGGCAAGCCATGCAACTGGCACAGCAGCAAACCAGCCTGCCGCCCGCAACAGACACTGTAGCCATCCCGGCACCAGATGCTGTTGCCAATGTCCACATGCCCGCCCCGGCCATGGAGACAAGCGAAACTGCAGCACCCAGCACGCTGGACGCAGCATTAGCTGCCGCCGATGTGACTGACCACCTGGAGCAGCCGCTGGCATCGCCCCGGCCGCTGGTGGAGCTGGGCTGGGACCAGCTGGAACAGGCAGTAGCAAACTGCCAAAACTGCCAGCTCTGCCACACTCGCACCCAAACGGTATTTGGCCGCGGCAATCCGCAAGCACGCTGGATGCTGATCGGCGAAGCCCCTGGCGAGCAGGAAGACAAGCAAGGCCAGCCCTTTGTCGGTAAGGCCGGCCAGTTGTTGGACAATATGCTGGCCGCCGCCGGGCTGGACCGTGAGCACGATGTCTATATCGCCAATGTGTTGAAATGCCGGCCACCGGGCAATCGCAACCCGGCTCCGGAAGAAATCCTGGCGTGTAGCACTTATCTGCAACAGCAGATCCGCCATGTACAACCCACCCTGATCCTGGCGCTGGGCCGCTTTGCCGTGCAAACCCTGCTGCAAACCGAGCAAAGCATAGGCAAGTTGCGCGGTCAGTTACACCAGTATCAAGGCATTCCGCTGATTGCCACCTACCACCCGGCCTATCTGCTACGCAATCTGCCGGACAAGGCCAAGGCCTGGCAAGACATGGTGCTGGCCAAGCAGCACTTCAGCCGCCTCAGCAGCTAG
- a CDS encoding type 1 glutamine amidotransferase has product MKPIAIIQHVALDGPEYFLDYLNCQSIPSRIFKVYAGDVLPADVSTYAGIATFGGPMSVNDETEHDWILPEIDFLRRAVAADVPVIGHCLGGQLLARALGAQVRKAAIPEIGWIDLQAEPGADEWFGQRASLRVFQWHSDSFDLPQGASLLASSAYCRNQAYLYDGRHLGMQFHCEVKVEMIRQWLQVGYQEIDAHDLPSVMSVAQIAASLEEGMPQSHAQADAIYRRWLQGVYG; this is encoded by the coding sequence ATGAAGCCTATCGCCATCATTCAGCATGTAGCGCTGGATGGACCAGAGTATTTTCTCGATTATCTAAACTGCCAGAGCATCCCTTCACGCATTTTCAAGGTCTATGCCGGTGATGTGCTGCCCGCTGATGTGTCAACTTACGCCGGCATCGCCACCTTTGGTGGCCCGATGAGCGTAAACGACGAGACAGAGCATGACTGGATTCTGCCGGAGATTGATTTCCTGCGGCGGGCAGTGGCTGCTGATGTGCCGGTGATTGGGCACTGCCTGGGTGGCCAGCTGCTGGCCCGGGCGCTTGGGGCGCAGGTACGCAAGGCTGCAATCCCGGAAATCGGCTGGATCGATCTGCAAGCCGAGCCGGGAGCGGATGAGTGGTTTGGCCAGCGCGCGTCCTTGCGTGTTTTTCAGTGGCATAGCGACAGCTTCGACTTGCCGCAAGGTGCCAGCTTGCTGGCCAGCAGCGCTTATTGTCGCAACCAGGCTTATCTGTACGATGGCCGGCACCTGGGCATGCAGTTTCATTGCGAGGTGAAGGTAGAAATGATCCGGCAGTGGTTGCAGGTGGGTTATCAGGAGATCGATGCCCATGATCTGCCCAGCGTCATGTCGGTGGCGCAGATTGCAGCTTCGCTGGAGGAGGGGATGCCACAGAGCCACGCCCAGGCCGATGCCATTTATCGGCGCTGGTTGCAGGGCGTCTATGGCTGA
- the rpmG gene encoding 50S ribosomal protein L33 has product MRDKIKLESTAGTGHFYTTTKNKRTMPEKMEIKKFDPVVRKHVIYKETKLK; this is encoded by the coding sequence ATGCGCGATAAAATCAAGCTTGAATCCACAGCCGGCACTGGCCACTTCTATACCACTACGAAGAACAAGCGCACGATGCCGGAAAAAATGGAGATCAAAAAATTTGATCCCGTTGTCCGTAAACACGTTATCTACAAGGAAACCAAGCTGAAGTAA
- the rpmB gene encoding 50S ribosomal protein L28, translating into MARVCKVTGKRPMTGNNVSHANNKTKRRFLPNLQYRKFWVESENRWVRLRVSNAALRTIDKVGIDVVLADLRARGEI; encoded by the coding sequence ATGGCGCGTGTTTGCAAAGTCACCGGCAAACGTCCGATGACCGGGAACAATGTTTCCCACGCCAACAACAAGACGAAACGTCGTTTCCTGCCGAACTTGCAGTACCGCAAGTTCTGGGTAGAAAGCGAAAACCGCTGGGTGCGCCTGCGCGTATCCAACGCTGCACTGCGTACTATCGATAAAGTTGGTATCGATGTAGTGCTGGCAGATCTGCGCGCTCGTGGCGAGATCTAA
- a CDS encoding CTP synthase: MTKYIFVTGGVVSSLGKGIAAASIAAILESRGLKVTMLKLDPYINVDPGTMSPFQHGEVFVTEDGAETDLDLGHYERFIQSKMKKSNNFTTGQVYESVITKERRGDYLGGTVQVIPHITDEIKHKVHEGAGDADVAIVEIGGTVGDIESLPFLEAIRQLRSNLGRKNTMYVHLSYVPFIATAGEIKTKPTQHSVKELREIGIQPDILLCRMDRELPADEKRKIALFCNVEENAVIGCYDSDSIYKVPAMLHEQGIDDIITEHMQLDIPPADLSVWARIIDAIEHPEQSVNIAMVGKYVDLTESYKSLSEALKHAGIHTRSAVNIIYVDSEDIERDGAESLKDMDAILVPGGFGKRGVEGKIKAVKFARENNIPYMGICLGMQIALIEYARDVAGLAGANSTEFDLDTDYPVVALIDEWVNHDGKIEKRDENSNLGGTMRLGGQHCDLVDGSLAARVYGATDIVERHRHRYEVNNYYVQRLETAGLTISGRSAGHEKLVETIELKDHRWFFACQFHPEFTSTPRDGHPLFKAYVQAAIDYKAEKQGK, encoded by the coding sequence ATGACCAAGTATATCTTCGTAACCGGCGGTGTGGTGTCTTCCCTCGGGAAGGGCATTGCCGCTGCGTCCATTGCTGCCATTCTTGAGTCGCGCGGGCTGAAAGTCACCATGCTGAAGCTCGACCCGTACATCAACGTCGATCCGGGTACCATGAGCCCCTTCCAGCACGGTGAAGTATTCGTGACGGAAGACGGCGCAGAGACCGACCTTGACCTTGGCCACTATGAGCGCTTCATCCAGTCCAAGATGAAGAAGAGCAACAACTTTACCACCGGTCAGGTTTACGAGTCGGTCATCACCAAGGAACGCCGTGGCGATTACCTGGGTGGCACCGTACAGGTCATTCCGCACATCACCGACGAAATCAAGCACAAGGTGCATGAGGGCGCCGGCGATGCCGACGTAGCCATCGTCGAAATCGGCGGCACCGTGGGTGATATCGAATCCCTGCCCTTCCTGGAAGCCATCCGCCAGCTGCGCTCCAACCTGGGCCGCAAGAACACCATGTATGTGCATCTGTCCTACGTGCCGTTCATCGCGACCGCAGGCGAGATCAAGACCAAGCCGACCCAGCACTCGGTGAAGGAACTGCGCGAAATCGGCATCCAGCCGGATATCCTGCTGTGCCGCATGGACCGCGAACTGCCGGCCGATGAAAAGCGCAAGATCGCCCTGTTCTGCAATGTGGAAGAAAACGCCGTCATCGGCTGTTATGACTCCGACTCCATCTACAAGGTACCGGCGATGCTGCACGAGCAAGGCATCGACGACATCATCACCGAACACATGCAGCTGGACATTCCGCCGGCCGACCTGTCGGTATGGGCGCGCATCATCGACGCCATCGAGCACCCGGAGCAGTCGGTCAACATCGCCATGGTCGGCAAATACGTCGATCTGACCGAATCCTACAAATCGCTGTCCGAAGCCCTGAAACACGCCGGCATCCACACACGCTCGGCCGTCAACATCATCTATGTCGACTCCGAAGACATCGAACGTGATGGCGCCGAATCGCTGAAGGACATGGACGCCATCCTGGTTCCGGGCGGCTTTGGCAAGCGCGGTGTGGAAGGCAAGATCAAGGCCGTCAAGTTTGCCCGCGAGAACAATATCCCCTACATGGGTATCTGTCTGGGCATGCAGATCGCGCTGATCGAATACGCGCGTGACGTGGCCGGTCTGGCTGGTGCCAACTCCACCGAATTCGACCTCGACACCGATTACCCGGTGGTCGCCCTGATCGACGAATGGGTCAATCACGACGGCAAGATCGAAAAGCGTGATGAAAACTCCAATCTGGGCGGCACCATGCGTCTGGGCGGTCAGCACTGTGATCTGGTAGATGGCTCGCTGGCAGCACGCGTGTACGGCGCTACCGACATTGTCGAGCGCCATCGTCACCGCTACGAAGTCAACAACTACTACGTACAGCGCCTGGAAACAGCCGGCCTGACCATTTCCGGCCGTTCCGCCGGTCATGAAAAGCTGGTGGAAACCATCGAACTGAAAGACCATCGCTGGTTCTTTGCCTGCCAGTTCCACCCGGAATTCACCTCTACCCCACGCGATGGCCACCCGCTGTTCAAGGCCTATGTGCAGGCCGCCATCGACTACAAGGCTGAAAAGCAAGGGAAATAA
- the kdsA gene encoding 3-deoxy-8-phosphooctulonate synthase, which translates to MKLCGFEVGLNQPLFLIAGPCVIESEQMALDTAGQLKEITSELGINFIYKSSYDKANRSSGTSFRGFGIDEGLRILDEVKRQIGVPVLTDVHAESEIAQVASVVDVLQTPAFLCRQTDFIRAVAQCGKPVNIKKGQFLAPGDMKNVIDKARAAALEAGLPEDSFMSCERGVSFGYNNLVSDMRSLMIMRKTGCPVVYDATHSVQLPGGQGSSSGGQREFVPVLARAAVAAGIAGIFMETHPNPACAMSDGPNAWPLGRMKELLATLQQLDSLVKQSAWPEHSL; encoded by the coding sequence ATGAAACTGTGCGGATTCGAAGTCGGCCTCAACCAGCCCCTGTTCCTGATCGCCGGCCCCTGCGTGATCGAAAGCGAACAGATGGCTCTGGACACCGCCGGTCAGCTGAAGGAAATCACCAGCGAACTGGGCATCAACTTCATCTACAAGTCGAGCTATGACAAGGCCAACCGTTCTTCCGGCACCTCGTTTCGCGGCTTCGGCATCGATGAAGGCCTGCGCATCCTGGACGAAGTAAAGCGCCAGATCGGCGTTCCCGTCTTGACCGATGTACACGCAGAGAGTGAAATCGCCCAGGTCGCCAGCGTGGTGGATGTGCTGCAGACCCCGGCCTTCCTGTGCCGCCAGACCGACTTCATCCGCGCAGTTGCGCAATGCGGCAAACCGGTCAACATCAAGAAGGGCCAGTTCCTGGCACCGGGCGACATGAAAAATGTCATCGACAAAGCCCGTGCTGCCGCACTGGAAGCCGGCTTGCCGGAAGACAGCTTCATGAGCTGCGAGCGTGGCGTGTCTTTTGGTTATAACAACCTGGTATCGGACATGCGCTCGCTGATGATCATGCGCAAAACCGGCTGCCCGGTCGTTTACGATGCCACCCACTCGGTACAACTGCCAGGCGGACAAGGCAGCTCTTCCGGCGGACAGCGCGAATTCGTGCCGGTACTGGCGCGTGCGGCCGTGGCTGCTGGCATTGCCGGCATCTTCATGGAAACCCACCCCAACCCGGCATGTGCCATGTCCGACGGCCCCAATGCCTGGCCGCTGGGCCGCATGAAAGAACTGCTGGCCACGCTGCAACAGCTGGACAGCCTGGTCAAGCAAAGTGCCTGGCCGGAACACTCGCTGTAA
- the eno gene encoding phosphopyruvate hydratase — MSSIIDVVAREILDSRGNPTVEADVLLESGVMGRAAVPSGASTGEKEALELRDGDKSRYLGKGVLKAVENINTEICEAIIGLDAADQAFIDKTLIELDGTETKSRLGANAMLAVSMAVARAAAEDAGLPLYRYLGGAGPMALPLPMMNVINGGAHANNTLDIQEFMIMPVGAQTFREALRCGAEIFHSLKKLCDSKGYATTVGDEGGFAPNLASHEDAIKLILEAIDAAGYVAGQDVMLALDCASSEFYKDGKYHLTAEGLQLSSEQFADYLETLVNNYPIISIEDGMSEHDWDGWKILTDRLGKRIQLVGDDVFVTNPKILAKGIEVGICNSLLVKVNQIGTLSETLKAVDLAKRSGYTSVMSHRSGETEDSTIADLAVATNCMQIKTGSLSRSDRMAKYNQLLRIEEELGDAAYYPGRAAFYHLK; from the coding sequence ATGAGTTCGATTATTGACGTAGTGGCCCGCGAGATTCTGGATTCCCGCGGCAATCCCACCGTTGAAGCCGATGTACTGCTGGAATCTGGTGTCATGGGCCGCGCAGCTGTTCCCAGCGGCGCCTCCACCGGCGAAAAGGAAGCACTGGAACTGCGTGATGGCGACAAGAGCCGCTACTTGGGCAAGGGCGTGCTGAAAGCCGTAGAAAACATCAATACTGAAATCTGCGAAGCCATCATCGGCCTGGATGCTGCCGACCAGGCCTTCATCGACAAGACCCTGATCGAACTGGACGGCACCGAAACCAAGTCCCGCCTGGGCGCCAATGCCATGCTGGCCGTTTCCATGGCCGTGGCCCGCGCTGCAGCCGAAGACGCCGGCCTGCCGCTGTACCGCTATCTGGGTGGTGCCGGCCCGATGGCCCTGCCGCTGCCGATGATGAACGTGATCAATGGCGGCGCTCACGCCAACAACACCCTGGACATCCAGGAATTCATGATCATGCCGGTTGGCGCACAAACCTTCCGCGAAGCACTGCGCTGCGGCGCTGAGATCTTCCACAGCCTGAAAAAGCTGTGCGACAGCAAGGGCTACGCCACCACCGTGGGTGACGAAGGCGGCTTCGCCCCCAATCTGGCCAGCCACGAAGATGCCATCAAACTGATCCTGGAAGCCATCGACGCTGCCGGTTACGTAGCCGGCCAGGACGTGATGCTGGCGCTGGACTGTGCCTCTTCCGAGTTCTACAAGGATGGTAAGTACCACCTGACCGCGGAAGGCCTGCAACTGTCTTCCGAGCAGTTTGCCGACTACCTGGAAACCCTGGTCAACAACTACCCGATCATCTCCATCGAAGATGGCATGAGCGAACACGACTGGGACGGCTGGAAGATCCTGACCGACCGTCTGGGCAAGCGCATCCAGCTGGTGGGCGACGATGTCTTCGTCACCAACCCGAAAATCCTGGCCAAGGGCATCGAGGTCGGCATCTGCAACTCGCTGCTGGTGAAGGTCAACCAGATCGGCACCCTGTCCGAGACCCTGAAAGCAGTTGATCTGGCCAAGCGCTCCGGCTATACCAGCGTAATGAGCCACCGCTCCGGCGAAACCGAGGACAGCACCATTGCCGACCTCGCAGTGGCCACTAACTGCATGCAGATCAAGACCGGCTCGCTGTCGCGTTCGGATCGTATGGCCAAGTACAACCAGCTGCTGCGTATCGAAGAAGAGCTGGGTGATGCTGCCTACTATCCGGGCCGTGCCGCCTTTTACCACCTGAAATAA